A genome region from Methylobacterium sp. FF17 includes the following:
- a CDS encoding F0F1 ATP synthase subunit gamma — translation MASLKDLRNRITSVKGTQKITKAMQMVAAAKLRRAQMAAESARPYAEKMSQVLGNLAANLVGGVQGPKLLSGTGAEKTHLLIVCTADRGLCGGFNSSIARLAREHARKLAAEGKTVKIITVGKKGYDLLRRQFRDEIIENRDLRGNKAVDYEFAAEIAESIIARFDAGEFDVATLFYSRFRSVISQIPTAQKLIPAELPETGATAPDAALQFEPSEEAILDTLLPRNLTVQVFRALLENAASEQGARTGAMDSATRNAGEMIKKQTQIYNRTRQAMITKELIEIISGAEAL, via the coding sequence ATGGCGAGTTTGAAGGATCTGCGGAACCGCATCACCTCGGTGAAGGGCACGCAGAAAATCACCAAGGCGATGCAGATGGTCGCTGCCGCCAAGCTGCGGCGCGCCCAGATGGCCGCTGAGAGCGCGCGCCCCTACGCCGAGAAGATGTCGCAGGTACTCGGCAACCTCGCGGCGAATCTCGTCGGCGGCGTCCAGGGTCCGAAGCTCCTCTCCGGCACCGGCGCGGAGAAGACCCACCTGCTCATCGTCTGCACCGCCGACCGCGGCCTGTGCGGCGGCTTCAACTCGTCGATCGCGCGTCTGGCCCGCGAGCACGCTCGCAAGCTGGCGGCCGAGGGCAAGACGGTGAAGATCATCACTGTCGGCAAGAAGGGCTACGACCTGCTTCGTCGCCAGTTTCGCGACGAGATCATCGAGAACCGTGACCTGCGTGGCAACAAGGCGGTCGATTACGAGTTCGCCGCTGAGATTGCCGAGAGCATCATCGCCCGCTTCGATGCCGGCGAGTTCGACGTGGCGACGCTGTTCTACTCGCGCTTCCGTTCGGTGATCTCGCAGATCCCGACCGCTCAGAAGCTGATTCCGGCCGAGTTGCCGGAGACCGGCGCCACGGCCCCCGACGCGGCGCTCCAGTTCGAGCCGAGCGAGGAGGCGATCCTCGATACGCTCCTCCCGCGCAACCTCACCGTCCAGGTGTTCCGCGCGCTCCTCGAGAACGCTGCCTCCGAGCAGGGCGCCCGCACGGGTGCCATGGATTCCGCCACGCGCAACGCCGGCGAAATGATCAAGAAGCAGACGCAGATCTACAACCGCACGCGTCAGGCCATGATCACCAAGGAACTCATCGAGATCATCTCGGGTGCCGAAGCGCTCTGA
- the atpA gene encoding F0F1 ATP synthase subunit alpha: MDIRAAEISAILKDQIKNFGQEAEVTEVGQVLSVGDGIARAYGLDSVQAGEMVEFESGVRGMALNLEQDNVGIVIFGSDRDIKEGQTVKRTGAIVDVPVGKALLGRVVDALGNPIDGKGPIATTERRRVDVKAPGIIPRKSVHEPMATGLKAIDALIPVGRGQRELIIGDRQTGKTAIALDTILNQKPAHAGTDENAKLYCVYVAIGQKRSTVAQFVKSLEDNGALEYSIVIAATASDAAPMQFIAPFAGCAMGEYFRDNGMHAVIVYDDLSKQAVAYRQMSLLLRRPPGREAYPGDVFYLHSRLLERAAKMGDAAGNGSLTALPVIETQANDVSAYIPTNVISITDGQIFLETDLFYQGIRPAVNVGLSVSRVGSSAQTKAMKKVAGKIKGELAQYREMAAFAQFGSDLDASTQKLLNRGSRLTELLKQPQFSPLKMEEQVAVIYAGVNGYLDSLPLNKVRPFEDALLSALRTKHADLLTKIRDSKDLSDDSAKTLKGVVESVAKSLA; this comes from the coding sequence ATGGACATCCGCGCCGCCGAGATCTCCGCGATCCTGAAGGACCAGATCAAGAATTTCGGCCAGGAAGCCGAAGTGACCGAGGTCGGCCAGGTCCTGTCCGTTGGTGACGGCATTGCCCGCGCCTACGGCCTCGACAGCGTTCAGGCTGGCGAGATGGTCGAGTTCGAGTCGGGCGTGCGCGGCATGGCCCTCAACCTCGAGCAGGACAACGTCGGCATCGTGATCTTCGGGTCCGATCGCGACATCAAGGAAGGCCAGACCGTCAAACGCACCGGCGCCATCGTGGACGTGCCGGTCGGCAAGGCGCTGCTCGGCCGCGTCGTTGACGCCCTCGGCAACCCCATCGACGGCAAGGGTCCCATCGCCACCACCGAGCGTCGCCGCGTCGACGTGAAGGCGCCGGGCATCATCCCGCGCAAGTCGGTGCACGAGCCGATGGCAACCGGCCTCAAGGCCATCGACGCGCTCATCCCCGTCGGTCGCGGCCAGCGCGAGCTCATCATCGGCGATCGCCAGACCGGCAAGACCGCCATCGCCCTCGACACCATCCTGAACCAGAAGCCGGCCCATGCGGGCACTGACGAGAACGCCAAGCTCTATTGCGTCTACGTCGCCATTGGCCAGAAGCGCTCCACCGTCGCCCAGTTCGTAAAGTCCCTCGAGGACAATGGCGCTCTGGAATACTCGATCGTCATCGCGGCGACCGCTTCCGACGCCGCGCCGATGCAGTTCATTGCGCCCTTCGCGGGCTGCGCCATGGGCGAGTACTTCCGCGATAACGGCATGCACGCCGTGATCGTGTATGACGATCTTTCCAAGCAGGCCGTCGCCTACCGCCAGATGTCGCTGCTGCTGCGCCGTCCGCCGGGCCGCGAGGCATATCCCGGCGACGTGTTCTACCTGCACTCGCGGCTGCTCGAGCGCGCCGCCAAGATGGGCGACGCCGCCGGCAACGGCTCGCTGACCGCGCTCCCGGTCATCGAGACCCAGGCGAACGACGTCTCGGCCTACATTCCCACCAACGTGATCTCGATCACCGACGGCCAGATCTTCCTCGAGACCGACCTGTTCTACCAGGGCATCCGCCCGGCGGTGAACGTCGGCCTCTCGGTGTCTCGCGTGGGCTCCTCGGCTCAGACGAAGGCGATGAAGAAGGTCGCCGGCAAGATCAAGGGCGAGCTCGCGCAGTACCGCGAGATGGCCGCCTTCGCGCAGTTCGGCTCAGATCTCGACGCCTCGACCCAGAAGCTCCTGAATCGCGGCTCGCGCCTCACCGAACTCCTGAAGCAGCCGCAGTTCTCGCCGCTGAAGATGGAAGAGCAGGTCGCGGTGATCTATGCCGGCGTGAACGGCTACCTGGACAGCCTTCCGCTGAACAAGGTTCGTCCCTTTGAGGACGCCCTGCTCTCGGCCCTGCGCACCAAGCACGCTGACCTGCTGACCAAGATCCGCGACTCGAAGGACCTGTCCGACGACAGCGCCAAGACCCTGAAGGGCGTTGTCGAGAGCGTCGCCAAGTCGCTCGCCTGA
- a CDS encoding F0F1 ATP synthase subunit delta has translation MAQNGSEAGSPVAGVAARYASALFELARDERDIDGVAANLDRFDGMLKESADLRRFVRSPIFSGAEQEAAILALLEKSGIGGIGGNFIRLAAANRRLFALPDMIRAFRALVRESKGIVRAEVTVAERPSDAVVEEIKASLRDVAKSEIDLDLRIDPSLIGGLVVKIGSRMVDASLRTKLNGIRLAMREAR, from the coding sequence GTGGCGCAGAACGGTTCCGAGGCGGGTTCCCCGGTTGCAGGCGTAGCGGCGCGTTACGCGTCGGCTTTGTTCGAGCTGGCGCGCGACGAGCGTGACATCGATGGCGTCGCGGCGAACCTCGATCGGTTCGACGGGATGCTCAAGGAGAGTGCGGACCTGCGCCGCTTCGTGCGCAGCCCGATCTTCTCGGGCGCCGAGCAGGAAGCCGCCATCCTGGCCCTCCTGGAGAAGTCCGGCATCGGTGGCATAGGCGGCAACTTCATCCGCCTCGCCGCCGCTAACCGCCGCCTGTTCGCACTCCCCGACATGATCCGCGCCTTCCGTGCCCTGGTGCGGGAGTCGAAGGGCATCGTCCGCGCCGAAGTCACCGTCGCCGAGCGTCCCTCGGATGCCGTCGTCGAGGAGATCAAGGCTTCCCTGCGCGACGTCGCCAAGTCCGAGATCGACCTCGACCTCCGGATCGACCCCAGCCTGATCGGGGGCCTCGTGGTCAAGATCGGCAGCCGCATGGTGGACGCGTCGCTTCGCACCAAGCTCAACGGAATTCGGCTCGCGATGCGGGAAGCCCGGTAA
- a CDS encoding DsbA family protein — MRLDRRRFLLASAGLASSLGPVLAQGYGQAYKVENDEGRPVANMRLPGEIVGEIPALRGVTYIGPADAGTTLYEFFDYNCPYCRKAAADMASLSESDPALRIGLINNPILAVQSAQAAKVALAVQRKLGSAAAWSLYRTLLAKPGRIDGPGALQAATKLGVTSGEIETIADSEDVRLALKAQMRMAADLGLSATPSYVLGNTGLLGHPGPKALARMIAASRRCDQVAC; from the coding sequence CTGCGCCTCGACCGTCGGCGCTTCCTCCTGGCATCCGCCGGCCTCGCCTCGAGCCTGGGGCCCGTCCTGGCGCAGGGCTATGGCCAGGCCTACAAGGTCGAGAATGACGAGGGCCGTCCGGTCGCGAACATGCGCCTGCCCGGCGAGATCGTTGGCGAAATACCGGCCTTGCGCGGGGTGACGTATATCGGTCCGGCGGATGCCGGCACCACCCTCTACGAGTTCTTCGACTACAACTGCCCGTACTGCCGGAAGGCGGCGGCGGACATGGCTTCGTTGAGCGAGAGTGACCCGGCCCTGCGAATCGGGCTCATCAACAACCCAATTCTCGCGGTTCAATCCGCCCAGGCCGCGAAGGTCGCGCTCGCGGTTCAGCGCAAGCTCGGTTCGGCGGCCGCCTGGAGCCTCTATCGCACGCTGCTGGCGAAGCCCGGCAGGATCGACGGTCCGGGCGCATTGCAGGCCGCGACCAAGCTCGGCGTGACCTCGGGCGAGATCGAGACGATCGCAGACAGCGAGGACGTTCGCCTCGCCCTGAAGGCCCAGATGCGCATGGCCGCGGATCTCGGCCTGTCCGCGACCCCCTCCTACGTCCTTGGCAATACAGGTCTTCTCGGTCATCCGGGACCGAAGGCCCTCGCCCGAATGATCGCCGCGTCCCGACGCTGCGATCAGGTCGCCTGCTGA
- a CDS encoding 2-hydroxychromene-2-carboxylate isomerase — protein MPRRPTIEFWYEFASSYSYLAAMRIEALAQASGVEVRWRPFLVGPIFAAQGWNSSPFNLYPAKGRHMWRDVEREAARFGLPPVKRPDPFPQNSLSATRAATYGMDHDWLVPFSKAVYESAFARGQSIAEPPAVVALLNGLGLDGTIILKQAATEANKGRLRVNGEEARSRGIFGAPTFLTDDGELFWGNDRLEQALAWAAGDRPGAMRE, from the coding sequence ATGCCGCGTAGGCCGACAATCGAATTCTGGTACGAGTTCGCGTCCAGCTATTCCTATCTCGCTGCCATGCGGATCGAGGCACTGGCGCAGGCAAGTGGGGTCGAGGTGCGCTGGAGGCCGTTCCTCGTTGGGCCCATCTTCGCCGCGCAAGGGTGGAATTCCTCGCCCTTCAACCTTTATCCCGCCAAGGGCCGGCACATGTGGCGCGACGTGGAGCGCGAGGCCGCACGCTTCGGGCTGCCACCCGTGAAGCGCCCCGATCCCTTCCCGCAAAACAGCCTGAGTGCCACGCGCGCCGCCACGTACGGCATGGACCACGATTGGCTCGTGCCCTTCTCCAAGGCCGTCTACGAGAGTGCCTTCGCGCGGGGACAGTCGATCGCCGAGCCCCCCGCCGTCGTAGCGCTTCTCAACGGGCTCGGGCTCGACGGGACCATCATCCTCAAGCAGGCTGCGACCGAGGCCAACAAGGGGCGCCTGCGGGTCAACGGCGAGGAGGCTCGCTCCCGCGGCATCTTCGGCGCGCCGACCTTCCTGACCGATGATGGCGAGCTGTTCTGGGGCAACGACCGGTTGGAGCAGGCCCTGGCCTGGGCTGCGGGCGACCGGCCAGGTGCCATGCGCGAATAG
- a CDS encoding argininosuccinate synthase, producing the protein MSDANPKPVNKVVLAYSGGLDTSIILKWLQTTYGCEVITFTADLGQGEELEPARRKAELLGIKPENIFIEDLREEFVRDYVFPMFRANAVYEGVYLLGTSIARPLIAKKQIEIAERLGADAVCHGATGKGNDQVRFELGYYALKPDVTVIAPWREWDLKSREQLIAFAEQHQIPISKDKRGESPFSVDANLLHASSEGKVLEDPADEVPDYVYSRTISPEEAPETPTIVTIGFEKGDAVSIDGEALSPASLLAKLNQLGHDNGIGRLDLVENRFVGMKSRGMYETPGGTILLPAHRAIESITLDRGAAHLKDQLMPQYAELIYNGFWFSPEREMLQALIDKSQEMVTGEVRLKLYKGGVHVIGRTSPNSLYDQDLVTFEEGAVAYDHRDAAGFIKLNALRLRTLAQRKKKLGA; encoded by the coding sequence ATGTCCGACGCGAATCCGAAGCCCGTCAACAAGGTCGTGCTCGCCTATTCGGGCGGCCTCGACACCTCGATCATCCTGAAGTGGCTGCAGACCACCTATGGCTGCGAGGTCATCACCTTCACCGCCGATCTCGGCCAGGGCGAGGAGTTGGAGCCGGCGCGTCGCAAGGCCGAACTCCTCGGCATCAAGCCCGAGAACATCTTCATCGAGGACCTGCGCGAGGAATTCGTGCGCGACTACGTGTTCCCGATGTTCCGGGCCAACGCAGTCTACGAGGGCGTCTACCTCCTCGGTACCTCGATCGCCCGCCCGCTGATCGCGAAGAAGCAGATCGAGATCGCCGAGCGCCTCGGGGCCGATGCGGTCTGCCACGGGGCCACCGGCAAGGGCAACGATCAGGTCCGGTTCGAGCTCGGCTATTACGCACTGAAGCCGGACGTGACCGTCATCGCGCCCTGGCGCGAGTGGGACCTGAAGAGCCGCGAGCAGCTCATCGCCTTCGCCGAGCAGCACCAGATTCCGATCTCGAAGGACAAGCGCGGCGAGAGCCCGTTCTCGGTGGACGCCAACCTCCTGCACGCCTCCTCTGAGGGCAAGGTTCTGGAGGATCCCGCCGACGAGGTGCCGGACTACGTCTACTCACGTACCATCTCGCCGGAGGAAGCTCCCGAGACGCCGACCATCGTCACCATCGGCTTCGAGAAGGGCGACGCGGTCTCCATCGACGGCGAGGCGCTCTCCCCCGCGAGCCTGCTGGCCAAGCTCAACCAGCTCGGGCACGACAACGGCATCGGCCGGCTCGACCTCGTCGAGAACCGCTTCGTCGGCATGAAGAGCCGCGGCATGTACGAGACGCCGGGCGGCACCATCCTGCTGCCGGCCCACCGCGCGATCGAGTCGATCACCCTGGACCGGGGTGCGGCGCATCTGAAGGACCAGCTCATGCCGCAATACGCGGAGCTGATCTACAACGGATTCTGGTTCTCGCCGGAGCGCGAAATGCTTCAGGCGCTCATCGACAAGAGCCAGGAGATGGTCACCGGCGAGGTCCGGCTGAAGCTCTACAAGGGCGGTGTGCATGTGATCGGCCGCACCAGCCCGAACTCGCTCTACGATCAGGACCTGGTCACCTTCGAGGAAGGTGCAGTCGCCTACGACCACCGCGACGCAGCTGGCTTCATCAAGCTGAACGCCCTACGCCTGCGTACGCTCGCCCAGCGCAAGAAGAAGCTCGGCGCCTGA
- a CDS encoding NAD(P)H-hydrate dehydratase, translated as MKHNQLTREGLRALPLPTPEAGSKDDRGSVLVLGGCAEVPGAVFLAGVAALRAGAGKLKIASVRSVAVAMALAVPEAMVIGLPETNAGEIDPEGALEQVSKAADRCDAVLIGPGMSTCGPTTALVEALLTKHTDTAYVLDAGAICELNQHAATVRALGRRPILTPHAGEMAQVLDWKREAVEAEPLRAAQSAAELFQAVVIMKGAESWIVAPDGACWHYAGGGVGLATSGSGDALAGIITGILARGVEPVRAALWGVYLHGEAGARLAASVGPVGFLAREISGEVPALIRAVDADA; from the coding sequence ATGAAGCACAACCAACTGACACGCGAGGGTTTGCGTGCTCTCCCCCTGCCGACACCGGAGGCCGGCAGCAAGGACGACCGTGGCAGCGTCCTCGTCCTCGGTGGCTGCGCTGAAGTCCCCGGCGCCGTCTTCCTCGCCGGCGTCGCGGCACTTCGTGCGGGGGCCGGTAAGCTGAAGATCGCGTCCGTCCGCAGCGTCGCCGTGGCGATGGCGCTCGCCGTGCCCGAGGCGATGGTGATTGGCCTGCCAGAGACCAATGCCGGCGAGATCGACCCGGAGGGAGCGCTTGAGCAGGTCTCCAAGGCGGCCGATCGATGCGACGCCGTTCTCATTGGGCCCGGTATGAGCACTTGCGGCCCCACGACGGCGCTCGTCGAGGCGCTGCTGACGAAGCATACGGACACCGCCTATGTCCTCGATGCGGGGGCGATCTGCGAACTGAACCAGCATGCTGCGACCGTGCGCGCTCTTGGGCGACGGCCCATTCTCACACCGCATGCGGGCGAGATGGCGCAGGTTCTCGACTGGAAGCGGGAAGCCGTAGAAGCCGAGCCCCTCAGGGCTGCGCAAAGCGCGGCCGAGCTGTTTCAGGCGGTGGTGATCATGAAAGGCGCCGAGAGCTGGATCGTCGCGCCCGATGGCGCGTGCTGGCACTACGCCGGTGGTGGTGTCGGTCTGGCCACATCCGGATCCGGCGACGCGCTCGCCGGAATCATCACCGGCATCCTGGCGCGCGGCGTCGAACCGGTTCGGGCGGCGCTCTGGGGCGTCTACCTGCACGGCGAGGCCGGTGCACGCCTTGCCGCATCCGTTGGCCCCGTCGGCTTCCTGGCCCGGGAGATCTCGGGCGAGGTTCCGGCGCTGATTCGCGCCGTGGATGCCGATGCTTGA
- a CDS encoding histidine phosphatase family protein: MLQRWPSRIWIVRHGESAGNVARDAAVDAGLSRIDITERDVDVPLSERGQSQAEALGAWFAAMPESERPNVVLTSPYRRARQTVAGIRQAGGVAAEASDDFVDERLREKELGLLDRLTRTGIEELYPEQAALRAQLGKFYYRPTCGESWCDVILRLRGAMDTISLHHGEKRVLIVAHQVVVLCLRYLLEQMTEAEILGIDAEGDVLNCSVTEYAYRAEAGTTGGVRLERYNFVAPMERAGAPITAEPSPKEDVR, translated from the coding sequence ATGCTGCAACGCTGGCCGAGCCGGATCTGGATTGTCCGTCACGGCGAGAGCGCCGGGAATGTCGCCCGGGATGCGGCCGTCGATGCGGGGCTCTCGCGTATCGACATCACGGAGCGTGACGTCGACGTCCCGTTGAGCGAGCGGGGCCAATCGCAGGCCGAGGCCCTCGGCGCGTGGTTCGCGGCGATGCCCGAGTCCGAGCGCCCGAACGTGGTCCTCACCTCCCCCTATCGCCGAGCACGACAGACCGTTGCGGGCATCCGGCAGGCGGGAGGCGTGGCCGCCGAGGCTTCCGACGACTTCGTCGACGAGCGCCTTCGGGAGAAGGAGCTCGGGTTGCTCGATCGCCTGACCCGCACGGGCATCGAGGAACTCTATCCCGAACAGGCCGCTCTCCGAGCTCAGCTCGGAAAGTTCTACTACCGTCCGACCTGCGGCGAGAGCTGGTGCGACGTGATTCTGCGCCTGCGCGGAGCCATGGATACCATTTCCCTGCATCACGGCGAGAAGCGGGTGCTCATCGTCGCCCATCAGGTCGTCGTCCTCTGCCTGCGCTACCTTCTAGAGCAGATGACCGAGGCGGAGATCCTGGGCATCGATGCGGAAGGCGATGTCCTGAATTGCTCGGTCACCGAATACGCGTACCGCGCGGAAGCCGGAACCACGGGCGGGGTCAGGCTCGAGCGCTACAATTTCGTCGCACCGATGGAGCGAGCCGGCGCGCCGATCACGGCCGAGCCCTCGCCGAAGGAGGACGTCCGATGA
- the mtgA gene encoding monofunctional biosynthetic peptidoglycan transglycosylase: MRRVVNLILLLPILAFALLLCLALVYSALTPPSTLMLGRWLTLRSVDRQAVSLDAISPYLVQAVVASEDQRYCLHGGVDWGALRDVVDDEEGPSRGASTIPMQTVKNVFLWPGRSVIRKGLEIPLALLADALWGKPRTMEIYLNIAEWGEGVFGAEAAAQRWFGKPARALTRGEAALLAAVLPNPILRNPALPSRGVRAQAARIQARMNGVSGLMGCLKR; encoded by the coding sequence ATGCGGCGGGTCGTCAATCTCATCCTGCTCCTCCCCATTCTCGCGTTCGCTCTCTTATTGTGCCTCGCGCTCGTCTATAGCGCGCTGACGCCGCCCTCAACCCTGATGCTCGGACGTTGGTTGACGCTGCGATCCGTGGATCGTCAGGCGGTGAGCCTGGACGCGATCTCGCCGTACCTCGTCCAGGCGGTCGTGGCGTCGGAAGACCAGCGCTACTGCCTGCACGGTGGCGTCGATTGGGGCGCGCTGCGGGACGTGGTCGATGACGAGGAGGGGCCGAGCCGGGGCGCCTCGACGATCCCGATGCAAACCGTGAAGAACGTCTTCCTGTGGCCGGGCCGGTCCGTGATCCGCAAGGGCCTGGAGATTCCCCTGGCGCTCCTCGCCGATGCTCTCTGGGGGAAGCCGCGCACGATGGAAATCTACCTGAACATCGCGGAGTGGGGAGAAGGGGTGTTCGGGGCGGAAGCTGCGGCGCAGCGTTGGTTCGGCAAGCCCGCCCGCGCGCTCACGCGCGGCGAGGCGGCCCTGCTCGCTGCCGTGCTGCCGAACCCGATCCTGCGCAATCCTGCCCTGCCGTCGCGGGGCGTGCGGGCCCAGGCCGCCCGGATCCAGGCGCGCATGAACGGCGTCTCGGGGCTGATGGGCTGCCTGAAGCGGTAG
- a CDS encoding polyprenyl synthetase family protein, whose protein sequence is MTSTQGSHASVKADAPMDAFSHRLATVADTVEAYLAERLAPETQAGEITRPVRLMEAMRHAVLGGGKRLRPFLAIETARMLGGSETGALAAGSGIELVHCYSLVHDDMPAMDDDDMRRGKPTVHKAYDEATAILVGDALQTLAFEILADATWQPDPAIRADLVLGLAKASGLGGMVGGQLLDLGAEGRFGPVSLGVDETLQLQAMKTGAILAFSVEAGAIVGGATPDQRKALLRYGHALGQAFQIADDILDREASPEAMGKATGKDKDAGKATLVDRLGLDGARAECDRLVGVCDDAVSAWGDKAEILRQAARFTVARKV, encoded by the coding sequence ATGACGTCAACGCAAGGATCCCACGCTTCGGTCAAGGCGGATGCCCCGATGGATGCGTTTTCCCACAGGCTTGCGACGGTCGCCGACACGGTCGAAGCCTACCTCGCCGAGCGGCTGGCGCCCGAGACGCAGGCCGGGGAGATCACCCGGCCCGTGCGCTTGATGGAGGCCATGCGGCACGCGGTGCTGGGCGGCGGCAAGCGCCTGCGTCCGTTCCTGGCCATCGAGACCGCGCGGATGCTCGGCGGCTCCGAGACCGGCGCCCTCGCTGCCGGTTCGGGCATCGAGCTCGTCCACTGCTATTCCCTCGTCCACGACGACATGCCGGCCATGGACGATGATGACATGCGGCGCGGCAAGCCGACCGTGCACAAGGCCTATGACGAGGCCACCGCCATCCTGGTCGGCGACGCGCTTCAGACCCTGGCCTTCGAGATTCTCGCCGACGCCACCTGGCAGCCCGATCCGGCGATCCGCGCGGACCTCGTCCTTGGCCTGGCGAAGGCGTCGGGGCTCGGCGGCATGGTCGGCGGCCAACTCCTCGACCTTGGCGCGGAAGGCCGCTTCGGTCCCGTCTCCCTCGGCGTCGACGAGACGCTCCAGCTCCAGGCGATGAAGACGGGCGCGATCCTGGCCTTCTCCGTCGAAGCCGGCGCCATCGTAGGCGGTGCGACGCCGGACCAGCGCAAGGCGCTGTTGCGCTACGGTCATGCGCTCGGCCAGGCCTTCCAGATCGCCGACGACATCCTCGACCGCGAGGCCTCGCCTGAGGCCATGGGCAAGGCGACGGGGAAGGACAAGGATGCCGGCAAGGCCACCCTCGTCGACCGCCTCGGCCTCGACGGCGCACGGGCCGAGTGCGACCGTCTCGTGGGCGTCTGCGACGACGCCGTCTCGGCCTGGGGCGACAAGGCGGAGATCCTGCGGCAGGCGGCCCGTTTCACGGTGGCGCGCAAGGTCTGA
- the leuB gene encoding 3-isopropylmalate dehydrogenase — protein MTPYKLLLLPGDGIGPEVMAEVEKVIGTLAEMGLARFEIERDLVGGSAIDAHGKPLTDEALARADAADAILLGAVGGPKWADVAYEIRPEAGLLRLRKDLGLFANLRPAICYPALADASALKRELVEGLDIMIVRELTGGVYFGEPKEITLLPDGSKRAVDTQVYTTSEIERIAHVAFDLARKRSGRVASAEKHNVMKSGVLWKEVVTKVHAEYSDVTLEHVLADNCAMQLVRRPKQYDVLVTDNLFGDVLSDVAAMLTGSLGMLPSASLGAVDTRGSRKALYEPVHGSAPDIAGKGYANPIAMIGSLAMCLRYSFGLGEAADLLESAVTRTLASGARTRDIAGEGVTPISTGEMGDAILRELKHAAT, from the coding sequence ATGACCCCCTACAAGCTCCTGCTCCTGCCCGGCGACGGCATCGGCCCCGAGGTGATGGCCGAGGTGGAGAAGGTGATCGGTACTCTCGCCGAGATGGGTCTGGCCAGATTCGAGATCGAACGCGACCTCGTCGGTGGCAGCGCCATCGACGCGCACGGCAAGCCGCTCACCGACGAGGCCCTGGCGCGGGCGGATGCCGCCGACGCCATCCTGCTCGGCGCCGTGGGCGGCCCGAAATGGGCCGACGTCGCCTACGAGATCCGGCCCGAGGCGGGCCTGCTTCGCCTGCGCAAGGATCTCGGGCTCTTCGCGAATCTGCGCCCGGCCATCTGCTACCCGGCTCTGGCCGACGCCTCGGCTCTCAAGCGCGAGCTGGTCGAAGGCCTCGACATCATGATCGTGCGTGAGCTCACCGGCGGCGTCTATTTCGGCGAGCCGAAGGAGATCACGCTCCTGCCGGACGGCTCCAAGCGCGCCGTCGACACACAGGTCTACACCACGTCCGAGATCGAGCGCATTGCCCACGTGGCCTTCGATCTCGCGCGCAAGCGCTCTGGCCGGGTCGCCTCCGCGGAGAAGCACAACGTGATGAAATCCGGCGTCCTCTGGAAGGAGGTCGTCACGAAGGTCCATGCCGAGTACAGCGACGTCACCCTCGAACACGTGCTCGCCGACAACTGCGCCATGCAGCTCGTACGCCGCCCCAAGCAGTACGACGTCCTCGTGACCGACAACCTGTTCGGCGACGTCCTCTCCGATGTGGCGGCGATGCTCACCGGGTCACTCGGCATGCTGCCCTCCGCCTCTCTCGGCGCGGTCGATACCAGGGGGAGCCGCAAGGCGCTGTACGAGCCCGTGCACGGCTCGGCCCCCGACATCGCGGGCAAGGGCTACGCCAACCCGATCGCCATGATCGGCTCGCTCGCCATGTGCCTGCGCTACTCCTTCGGCCTCGGGGAGGCCGCCGACCTTCTCGAATCGGCCGTCACCCGCACCCTCGCCTCGGGCGCCCGCACTCGGGACATCGCTGGCGAGGGCGTCACGCCGATCAGCACCGGTGAGATGGGCGACGCCATCCTCCGCGAACTGAAGCACGCGGCCACCTGA